The nucleotide sequence TAACAGGAATTTCCGCAGAAACGCTTAAACAATTAGCAGAAGAAATTGCTCATACAGATAAGGTCGCCATTTGCTGGGCAATGGGCGTAACTCAGCATTCATTAGGAAGCGATACAAGTACAGCCATTTCAAACCTTCTCTTAGTCACAGGAAATTATCGAAGACCAGGCACAGGTGCTTATCCACTGCGCGGTCACAACAATGTTCAAGGGTGCAGTGACTTTGGCAGTATGCCGAACTTCTTCCCTGGTTATGAGAAAACAACGGATGAGCAAGCTCGTAAGCGTTATGAACAAGCTTGGCGTGTGAACTTGCCGAGCGAACCAGGCATGGATAATCACGAAATGATTAAAGCCATCCATGAAGATAAATTAAAATCATTTTATGTCATAGGTGAAGATACTGGAATCGTTGATGCAAATATTAACTATGTGACAGATGCGTTTGAAAAGCTTGAATTTTTTATCGTTCAAGATTTGTTTTTCACTGCAACTGCACAGTATGCAGATGTCGTTCTACCTGCTGTACCGAGCTTGGAAAAGGAAGGGACATTTACGAACACAGAACGTCGTATTCAGCGACTCTACAAAGCGCTTGAACCTGTTGGTGACTCAAAGCCTGATTGGGAAATCTTAATGATGCTCGCAAAAGAATTTGGCTATGATTGGGGCTACACACACCCGAGTGAAATTATGGAGGAATCAGCCAAGATTTCACCGCTATTTGCCGGGGTCAACTATGAAAGGTTAGAAGGGTACCAATCATTGCAATGGCCAGTAGCGGAAGATGGCACAGACGAGCCGATGCTCTTTACAGAAGGGTTTCCGTTTGATGATGGGAAAGCAAAGCTTTATCCATTAGATTTTGAACTACCATTTGATACAACCGAAGAATATGATTTGCATGTCAATAACGGCCGGCTTCTTGAACATTTCCATGAAGGAAACATGACCTATAAGGTGCCGGGCATTGTAAGCAAGACTCCAAACCCATTCATTGAAGTCTCGCCAACACTTGCGAAAGAACGCGACATAGAGGAAGGTGCTGAAGTCAAGCTCATTTCCGATGCAGGTGAAGCAACCGGCACTGTTACCATTACCGACCGTGTCCGCGACAATGAATTATTTATACCGTTAAGTGCAAATGGAAAATCAGCGGTCAATTATTTGACAGATAATCGTGTTGATAAAGACTCCGACACACCAACCTACAAGGAAATTGCCGTGAAAATGAAAGTACTGAAGAAAAAAGGAAAATCGCCTATTCCATCTAACAACCATCGACGTGGAAATCGACAGCCACAAATAAGTGTAAAGGTGAATGAAAAATGGCAGCGCGATGACTACCAATTCCCGGGAAGAAAGGTGGATCATGATGGCTAAAGCAATCTCAAATATCAAAAAAATGGACGTCCCTAAAGAAATTCAAGTCGATAAAGACGTACAAGAAATCAAAGAAGCCCTCTCTGAAAACAAAGAGGCTGTGCTAAAAGGAATTAAGCTACTTCGCGCTTTAGATGATGGCGATACATTAGATTTACTGTATGCTCTTACGAAGCAAAAAAAAGAAGCCATTCATAACTTCTCGGAAGAATTAAATAGACCCCAATATTCAAAGATATTCGAAAACCTTCCAGAGATGATGTTTCTATTTGGAGAGCTTGATTTACCTGCTATTCGAAACATTACAGGCCGTATTAACGAAGGATTGAAAACAGCTGAAGCTGAAAGCCAATCCCATAAGACAAGCTATATGGACTTAGCAAAAGCATTAAAAGACCCTGATATTAATCGAAGCATCACCATGGCCCTCTACTTTCTTAAAGGAATGGGCCGAGAGTAAATGGAAAAAATCCCGCACAACCGTTTGTGCGGGACCTTTTATCTTGCCATTTGATTGATCTCCTTCTCCAATGACCATTCATTGTCGACAAACCTTACCGTTTCATTGTCATTCTTTGTCGCTAAGGCATAGTCTTGCTGATAAGGCTCATTTCCTTTCCCGGTTATAATCACCCAGTCTCCTTCCTCAGCACGTTCAAGCGCTTCTTTTATCGCAAGTGTTCGATCTGAACAGAACGTACCATTGGAATGCCCACAGCCGCGCTGCAGTCGGTTCATCTCTGCTTCCATAATCTCTTTCGGCACATGATTCAAATCATCAAGCGTTAAGATATATTCATCACTAAGCTTCGAAGAAACAGCCAGCATCTCTTCTCGTTTGCTTGTATCCCGATTTCCACGATAGCCAAACACATGCATAATACGCCGAGCGCCAGACTTCTTCGCCGTATTCAAGCAATGATAAATAGCAGAAGCCGTATGGGCATAATCGACAACAACCGTTATCCCTTGCGTTGTTTTCATTAATTCAAACCGCCCAGGGACGTGTTGAAGATGCTTCAAAGACGCAGTTATTTCATTCGCTTCTACTCCACATTCATTTGCTACGATATACGCAAGCGACGCATTGCAAATATTATGCTGACCTGGAATCGATAAGGCAAGCGTTAAGTTTGTCCCTTTTCGATTCAGCGTGCCAATTGATTTAAATGATTTGAAATGATGCGTAAGCTGAATATCATTTGTTTCCTCTTCCCCAACCGAAAGCGTCGCAACACCTTTTGCACGAAGATCTTCCGCTAATCGCTTCGCCCACTGGTCTTCTGCATAAATAATTGCTCTACCGTCTTCTTTCAGCTGATCAAACAGCTTACATTTCGTTTCAAAGTAATTCTCCATCGTCTTATGGTAGTCTAAATGATCACGATCCAGGTTTGTAAACAGCGCATAATCAAAGCTAATCCCTTCAATCCGATGCTGTGAGATCCCATGTGAAGACACTTCCATAATGACAAAATCATCTTCACTTTCACTCAACAGCCTGTTTAACTCCAACGGTTCTGGGGTAGTGTTAATTGATGGAAATTCTTGTCCGTTTACAATATTTTTCACTGAGCCAAATAAAGCACACGAATAACCGGCAGTCTCTAAGATATGCTTCACCATATAGGAAGTCGTCGTCTTCCCGTTCGTACCAGTTATGCCGATCATCCTCTTCCGTCGTGAAGGCTCTCCATAAAACTTACTCGCTAGCTTCGCAAGTACTTTACGACTATTGGACACTCGTATATATGGAACATCTAACGCAAGGTCCTTTTCTCCAACAATCAAGCTCGCCCCTGCTTGTATCGCGTCCGCTATATAATCATGGCCATCAGCAGCATGTCCACTTATCGCTACAAAAAGGAATCCTTCCTCTACCTTTAACGAATTCGCTGTGATGCCTTTAATCATGAAGTTATTATCTCTTTCTATTCCTTCCACCTCTTCAATACCAGTAATCAATTCATGAATATTCATCTCGGTATTCCCCTTAGCAGTAATTTAGTTTTATTCCGTATTCCCTTATTCTTTGATTAACCTTGATTATCAATTCGTAAACTTGTATTATTTTTTAGTCGATTGGGAAGTGGAAGTTATGGGAAGGTTGAGGTGAAAATTAAATTAAATACGGTAAGTGAAATTTTAAATTTTGAATTGATTGTTCCTCTTCTGCTCATATGAGAGCGTTCTATAAACGATTAAGAAGAAAAGGTTGAGCTGCTTGATCGCCCCAACCTTTTATTTGTTATTTCTTTTGCTATTATCCGCTACGAAAAATGTGATTAGTGAAATTTTAACCCACGCACTCATATAGAGTGCGACGAAACATCTCAACACTTATCAGACATTATGTTGATTTCAATCCACACACTCATATAGAGTGCGACCAGGCAGATTAGGAGTATCGTTGCCCCACACAAATTTCAATCCACACACTCATAAGAGTGCGACAGCGATTTCTGAACAAATCTATTTATTATTAGGTAGATTCAGTTCAAAATCCGCTATTTTCTTTGATAAAATAAAGAACCTAATAATAATTATAGCAAATAATGTTTATAAAGTTACAATATAAAGAAATATAAGTGTCTTTTTTAAAGAAAGAGCTATAGTGAGCTATTAAATGACTCATAGTTGTGTTGGTATTTACCCTTTAATTAATTCTGCTGCAACCTTCACTGTTATATCTTTTAGTTCATTATAACCCCATTCTGTTAATCTCTTAACTACTGTACTAGTTTTTTCTTCACCAGTAT is from Bacillus tianshenii and encodes:
- a CDS encoding DUF1641 domain-containing protein, with product MMAKAISNIKKMDVPKEIQVDKDVQEIKEALSENKEAVLKGIKLLRALDDGDTLDLLYALTKQKKEAIHNFSEELNRPQYSKIFENLPEMMFLFGELDLPAIRNITGRINEGLKTAEAESQSHKTSYMDLAKALKDPDINRSITMALYFLKGMGRE
- a CDS encoding UDP-N-acetylmuramoyl-L-alanyl-D-glutamate--2,6-diaminopimelate ligase; translated protein: MNIHELITGIEEVEGIERDNNFMIKGITANSLKVEEGFLFVAISGHAADGHDYIADAIQAGASLIVGEKDLALDVPYIRVSNSRKVLAKLASKFYGEPSRRKRMIGITGTNGKTTTSYMVKHILETAGYSCALFGSVKNIVNGQEFPSINTTPEPLELNRLLSESEDDFVIMEVSSHGISQHRIEGISFDYALFTNLDRDHLDYHKTMENYFETKCKLFDQLKEDGRAIIYAEDQWAKRLAEDLRAKGVATLSVGEEETNDIQLTHHFKSFKSIGTLNRKGTNLTLALSIPGQHNICNASLAYIVANECGVEANEITASLKHLQHVPGRFELMKTTQGITVVVDYAHTASAIYHCLNTAKKSGARRIMHVFGYRGNRDTSKREEMLAVSSKLSDEYILTLDDLNHVPKEIMEAEMNRLQRGCGHSNGTFCSDRTLAIKEALERAEEGDWVIITGKGNEPYQQDYALATKNDNETVRFVDNEWSLEKEINQMAR